The Rhodamnia argentea isolate NSW1041297 chromosome 10, ASM2092103v1, whole genome shotgun sequence sequence gtatcaacatatctcaacttgaatctccatcaaccgTGGGACCGATCACGTGGGTTTGTTGGGGGGATGATGGCGGTTGACGTCAGCAAGGAGGGGGCTAGGGCCTGCGGgtcttttaaaaattcaattttcttgttttacaaaataaaatctaGGGACAGACTGGTAATTTGATAAAATGGGTATCgatagtcatttggctcaatcaacCGAGGGCAAAATTAAGATTTTCACATTTAGGATTCGGTCAAGGCTAGGTTCAAATGCGAAGGGTCTCGGTAGCACAAGTCGACATTTGACTAGTCTAACTTAACTTTTTTTCTAGCTGACGTCTCGAAAGGATTCAATTAGCATATCTTAAtactcaaaatccaaatttattttccatgctggaattcataatttttctaacGGACTTCTAAATTCCGAGATGTCACACCGATTCTTTGACTTGGGTCCATCGAGACTAAGCTCGGGATCCCGATATCGATATCAATGCCGACGCTCAAGTCTTTGGCGCCCGAGACTAGGTCCCCAATGCCCCGATTCATATCCATTAAGGCCGGGCTCGGAGCTACAATGCTTGTGCTATATGGTCTATCAAGGCCAAGTTGGGGTCCTGGGCATCCCGGTCCTTGTCTATCCAGGTTAAGTCCGTTCTAGATATCAACACCAAGTCCCAAGTCCATCAAGGCTAGGCTCGCCCCTAGAGCTCATGCTCGGGCCTGGGTTTGTCGAAGTCGAGCCCGAGTCCCTAGCGTCGAGGCCCATGTTTATTAAGGTTGGTGGGGTTCCTCATCGACCTAGTTCGAGCATAGGAAGTTCCAAGCTCGGCGTCAATGAACCCATGCCCGATCTCGATGGACCCAAGTGTAACGAATCGAGACGTCCCAAGGTTTCCTCCCGTCCTTATTCCTAACAGGCTATGCTTTAATATCATATTATACGTAATAGAAGGCGCACGTAAAAACTAGATATACTAAAAAAGAATAGCGGCCATACAGAACATTCAAGTGCATGTACACGCTACGCAGACATGACAtctaaagggtatggccttacTCATAGGGTTTCCTAACCCGTATAGCACGCAATCACAAATCCACACATACCAACCGACTGTTTTAATATGTAATAGATAACTGTTTGTTTACATCTCTCTTTactcaattaaaataaaatacacTGGGAGGATTAAAAGGGTGATGTCTACTCCAGAGTATTGTCTCCATCTTCGTTGGCGGTCTATCGTCCGAAGTCACAGGAACCTGGGTATCTCGAAAAGAGGGAATAATCGTGGAGTGAGCTAAAGCTTAGAAAGTAAGAGATCTAGGTGAACAACTAGGCAATCCATTTACAATTTATTCGAGGACAACTTACAAGCAAGAAATCAATAGGATACCAACCAGAAGTCGCTACAGAACATCAACGTGAATGGGTCACAAGACAATCAAAGGTCTAGTAGCTAAAGTGAACATATAAAGGCTGCAAAACCATATCGAACCGAACGTTCATATAGTCTCGATTCCAATCCGCATCAAACCGAGGACCATTCAAGCAAACCAACTTTGATTTCCATCTTTCCAAGCTAGATATCAACCACATAACCGGCAGATAAACCAAGCAAGTATTGAATCCCCTTTCCTCCAAAACATAGGGCCGAAACTCCCCCTACACAATCCCACTTCAATTCAACTCAAACATACGACAATCAGGACGATTGGCTTGTGTAATTGGCTGACACATGACCCAAAGATGTTAATTCAAGCAATGAATCGTACAAAAAAACTCCAATTTCCCCACCATGCAAGCTCGATCGTCATTCGGCACACCCATTCATGAAATCGACAATCCGCATCTAACCAAACGATAAATAGGCAATCTAGTAGTAAGGATAAATATCTACTTGCCCGTGATTAACTCTTAGAGAAAACAGATGTCAAATCACCGTTGAAACGAGCTCGATTCGTCCATTCTTCCTCTTTGGCCGCGCGGGTCATCACGAGCAAGAGAGAGGAGGCGAGTGACGAGATGAGCAGAGAAGGAGTTGAGGTTGAGGGTGGTCGGGTTGTCGCCGGCCTTGAATCGAGCATGGAACGGCGACGTCAGAGCATGGGACGTCTCTTGGGCGAAGCGGATGAGGGAAATGAGGGAGAGAGTTCGGTAGGGGGGCActtccaagagagagagagagagagagagagagaggcttaaATAGAGAGGTGAGAGATTAAGACCGGTGGGACTGGTTGATTGGGGCCTTTACGCTCTAATTCTGAACCAATTCCGTGTCGGACCGATATCAAACACTAATGCTTAACCAAATAATTCACAAACGGTTTTCATCAAATAGCTGTGCCCAACTACAACATCAAACTTTAGAATTTAATCACTCGTCAAATAAAATCCCCCAACGTCACTAACGTTACTAAACCAGCCCAATAGGTACTAATCCGCTCATTAATTCAATTGGCGAAAACTTAGATCATCATACCATGAGAGggggccggatggactcaagcGAAGGCACCGAATGGACTCAAGCGAAGGCGCCGGAATTCCGAGCACAAGCATGGGCACGGAAGTCTCGAGCCCGGCCTTAATGGACCCAAACCGAGTCTTGAGGTCCCAAGCCTTGTCTCGAGGTCCCGAGCCTTGTCTCGAGGGACATGGCCCTCGGTGGACCTCGGTAGACCCAACCCCGACCGCTAGATCCAACCACATTTTCAAGGACCCAAGAATGAGCGTTGGATATAGAGTTTCCGGTTTAAGCGTCGAAAGCTGGTTATATTTATAAaagtaattttcaattttttaaaaatgaatatccttttacgaatttaaatataattttttcgtTGATTCATATTCAAACATTCATAAATAAGGGTTGGTTGAGGGGCGTGCTATCTCTCGTCAGGTCACTGGTTCAAAACTCTCCCTGCTCAGTGGTGTCCCCGTGGATTCTCGGTACATTCATAAATTCGTCAAACAAATTAAGGGCAAGTACAAATTAGAAACTTCCGTGAAAAAAGAGGGGACGGGCCGAAGACATTGACTATCATTAAttaagaaaagggggaaaaggtGGTCAAATCCAACCCTCGCATTCTCAGCCCAGGCCAGCCACCACAAGACAAGACAAGACAAGACAAGACAGACAACAAACAAACCCAAAGAAACTCCTCGAAAAACCGAAGCAGATTGCAGAATCATTCGTCAAtccatccatctctctctctctctcgtccaagAAATAATTAGGACCGATCGATCGATCGGAGGGGGATGGGGTCGGAAGTGAAGGAGGAGGTGGCGATGGTGTTCACCTACGGCACGCTGAAGAAAGGATTCCACAATCACCGGGTGCTGGAGGAGCTGGTGGCCACCGGGGAGGCTGCGTTCCTGGGGAGGTGCCGCACCTCCATCAGGTACCCTCTAGTTTGCGGGCCCTACAGAGTCCCCTTCCTCCTCGACCTCCCCGGCTGCGGGCGCCGCGTGTCCGGCGAGCTCTACTCGGTTTCGTCGGGGCGCGCCCTCTCCCTGCTGGACGAGCTGGAGGGCACATCTCGCGGTCATTACCAGAGGCGTCCCATCgaggtggaggtggtggagCCGGCGGAGGAGGaaggggagggagagggagagggagagggagagggagagggagaggaagaggagaggaaaaggaggaggaagacgaggAGGAGAGCGGAAGCGTACTACGCGGACAGCAGGTACGCGATGGAGATGTGGAACAAGTGTGGGAAGGAAGGGTACGAGAGCTACACGGAGGAGGTGGCGCGTGGGTACGTGAAGCGTGGGGACAGGCCTCCCCACCTCTCCTTCCTCGATCACATTCgcttcttcctctcctcctcctcctcctgattGCATTCACCGCCACTTTTGTCTCCCTCCTTATTAGTCTCGTACCCAACGATCTGCTCTACCCAAAGGTGGAAGCTTTTTCCAAACTAGTCGgcggaaaataaaagaaggaaaattaccaTTCAGTCTTTATTTTTTCAGACGTGCACTGttttcattttccattcttatcttatcttcttcGTGGAACAACCATTGGGCTCCAACCGGCAAATTTTGTATTTGCCTTTTCCCTCGCTTGTAACAAACATTGTTGTTGATTCATAGTTACGAACGAGAGCAACTCAGCTGGCCTGTAACATTATTTATTGAAACGTAGAAACGATATTTGTACTCAAACCTCTTACTTTAGTCCCACGagctgaaaagaaaagaaaacatatcaAGTATTGGTCCAACGCGTCTTGGCTAACTCAAAGATGCTGGCCGTGTCAGTTATTTCTTTTCTCGGCTCaccacaagaaaaatcaaataccCAAATGGGCTAACAGAAATCGGGTAGGATCAGATGCTCTTCTTCAGAGCAACGCCCCACATGCGTAACCCCCACCTCCTCTCCACTTTCGTTTGTCCAAAATAAGCATCCACCGCATCCACCAAGCTTGTCCAAGGACGAGGCATATTCATCTACAGGGTAGCTTCAACTTCTGGATGGGTCTCCATTGGGACATTAGGCGCATTATTCGCACCCTTCCCACCCCTCAGACGAGTAGAAACATTGTCAATGGCAGAGTTGAGTTGGCTGATCTTGGCATTCAGAGTCTGCCTGGTCTTCTGCTTGCAAGAAAGAGGACATTCAGAATCAGATAGTGTTATCATGTCCCTATCTGGGGTACAAAATATTCCTTAAGGAGTTACCCTGTAACAATTACCTCCAAGCCTTCATCATAATATATTGGCCTCTTTGCCCTCCGAAACCCATACTCATCTTCATTTAGCAGAGATCTTCTAATCTAAATAGACATGAGGTAAAATCTCACTATTAGTAGTTGCCATCCAAACTCATCCTTTCCAGAACCTCACTTTTTTCTCTTACGACCAAATAGAGACAAAAAACACCACGTTCCTCGACTTCACTTTGATCTTATCAATCAGGATACTCGAACCAGAACCTAATTATCTGCAtgtgtttctctttttgtgCTTATGTATAAATATCGCAGAACAGATCGCACAGAATTTGGCAAATTTTGCACCGCAATGGTTTCCTCATGAACAGTGCTGTCAAACTCATCTCCCCGAATAAATTGGAAGACTACTTACAGTCACTGCACCGGATAAGTATGAATTAATTACCTGCGGAGCAAAAATGTAAGCTAACGTTCCGAAAATAGCACCACCCAGAAGAAAACCGGCGACAAAGTCACTGCCTCCACCCCTACCACCATCACTGCACACCATGAAATTTGAGTAGAACATACTAGATCAGCTCCATACAGCTCTTTGGACGAAATGTTAAAGGAAGTATCCATATGGCAAGCCAAAACAAGGAAAGGGCACAAAGCATCATTAGAGGAACTATGATATAAATCAGGAAAACAAATGTTCGCAACAAGAGGCATAGTTGTGATAATGTCAGAGAGAAAGTCGACAAAACTACTCAACAATatcaaacaaacaaatgaataaactaaaaatGGTGTTTGTCACTCAACCGTAACAGCTGAATTCTGTTCATGAAGACTTCAAACTTAGAAGGTGTCATGGTATTCAACACTGAATCAGAGGCCACTCTAAAAAGGTGTCCCATATCTTAACTTCTGCATAAAGGGAATTTTTGGGTGCCACTGGACGTGTTAAGAACCAGCTTAACGAGAAGAGATTCTCATGTGACAACGTACTTGCAAAAGCACACAGAAAGCGAGTTCGAATTAAACAGTCTAAATTATTCTTATTTTGTTGCCTGTTATCACTTGCTTAGAAGCAAATAATGTCCAGGACAGGGACTTCCCCTCGCTAAGAAAAAGGAGGCCCCATCACATAAGAAACCAGAACCTGTTATATCAAACTTCATGAGCTGACAATTATGAGGCACAATATCCTGCACATTCGTGCAACATCCTGCAACACTGATTTGCACACCGtgtattgaaaatgaaaatcacccTTTATCAAGTATGGAAAACAATTGCAATGGGGCACTCGTTAACAAGACCCACAATTTGCATTGTTTGTAGACCGAAAAAGTAACCCTAAAGTTTCTACCATCACAGACTACTTTCAGCAAGAgctttctttttatggggaCAGAACAAAAGTATACTTGAAGAGCATGGCCAACTACTAAATAATTGCAGCAATTTCAGAAATAAATACTATATGCCTGAAATATGCAACTCCTGTTGATTTTAATAGTACTTATGACAATTAAATATTTGAGATAGTCCATACTCTAGAGTCTAGACTACCTAAGAAATTGGAAGAATTAAGCATCCTTCAAACACACGTTACCATGAACATGGATTTCATAGAATTCTTTGCATGTTTACCAGATAAATAAAGTAACAGATCACTTAGAATAATTCAAatggacaagaaaaagaaagacactCACAAAAGTCACAAGCACAAGTCACGGACAATCTAAGCACATGAAAATCAGACAATTACCAGGATCATAAGACTATGCCACTATAAAgaaaaggattaataccacggaaaatcctaaaccggtacacctgcgacaaatttatcccaaactattttttcgaccacaaaaaaccccaagctagtacacttgtgacaaatttaccccaaactagtacacccgtgacaaatttaccgtacattaattttcgttaaatttaactatcaaattgatGAGTTTGATGGCACGTGGCAGTTCATAagtataccggtttagggtttttaccctctgtttgtcataagtataccaatttgggatttttcatggtattaactcaatttaacaaatggtaaatttgtcacaagtgtaccagtttggagtttttcgcgataaaaaaaatagtccagggtaaatttgtcacagatgtaccggtttggggttttccgtggAATTAACcctaaagaaaaaggacaaccCCAGTAAGTACCACTGTCAGGAAGGTAAAAATGCATTGTGTCACATAATTTTCCACACATAAATCACACAAAACTCGTCCAAGTGCCCATCACATTGTTGTACGATTCAGATAACATACTGGTATTCAGCATGAACTGAAAAGCGCCTCTTATCTTCAATTTCGTTTGACTTCTTCTGGATATTCAGCCTCGGTCCAGTCTGCAATGAAGTTGACTTGAGAAAGCCAAGGTCACGAGCCTTCATATGAGACCCACCTTCGACATTGTTAACATAACAGCATAAGatgaaaggaacaaaagaacTCAATTAATGAGCCGGTGAAGAAATAACCATGATATCCTCAGAAAACCTAATTTGACAAAAGCACAAAAGGAAGAAGCTCAATCTAATCTAAAATTACATTATGAAGCAGAGCAATATTAACTGAAGCAACATCACATGAAATTTACACACGATACCCAGGATCAACTGCACTTATAACCAGCCAGCATGCAGGCAATGTGACAATGTTCAAACTAATAGCATTCTTATCAAGATTTAATAGGCAGCTATATGATTGAGGATTCTCGAACCTACCAAGACTTATAAAAAGTTCAACCGTTCCTCATCTCATAATTTAGGAGTAGAAACATAGTCAAAGGAATAATTTCCCTATGGAATCCTTTCTAGTAGAACTAGTGATCCTCCACTTACGCCGAAGACATCCCTTTCGTTGTTTTCGAAGTATTATCTCTCGCAGGCTGGGACTATACATACTTGAAACTTTCCTATTCACGAGTGGAGGAAAGTTCATACACTATTTCAGCCACCAATTGCTGATGCAATCAGTGCGCAACTCTTAGTCCTGAGGGCTAGGAAAAATCATCTGTTGTTTAAGAAGCACTCGAGCTGATGCCTAAAGATTAACTATCCTTTTCTCAACAAAATCTCATTCAAGTAACATTTCCGACAACCTAATAGGCCCCCGACCAGCTGAATCCATGCCTAAAACCAGCATTTTAATGATCTTTAGTGACTTTCAGTCAAACTTCAGCTGGGATTGGGCTAGCTTTGCAAATAACACCGACCTACAGGCTATACTTGTTAAGGAAGACTAAACCATATAAATTGCCCAAGCTGCCTGAATGAGTTATTCTCTGACCAGTCACTACCCAAAAGGCCATAGAGTTATCTCCAATAGCAGCAGGAATCTAAACTCACGAGCCAAGGCATTTGTCGAGAGGATCTAACGCCAAGTATCTGGTCGTGTGTATTCCTAAGTTATCGCAAGTTTCCTGTCCAGGACATTTAGAGGCATAAGGGTTGAGCGATGGTCCGCATGCAACGCTTATTAATGGGGCTCTCACGAGCGGTTCCCAGCGTTAAAAGTCGCAACAAAGCAGGGGGGCCAAATCATATAAGGCCCAAAAGTAAGTGGGGAGGAAAAAAGCGGTGGACAAGAGCTTGAGGATCATTCTTCATGAACCTGTATAATCATAAGCCAAACGTGGACGGGATGTAACATAAGCGTTGGCTTCCCACAGTAGGGTTGAGTAGGAACTCGACCGACAGAAGCTGGAAGGAAATTGAGATGGAAACAAGGAACGATGTGTGTATAGCAGGAAACGAAGTGTCGTACGGTGGCGAGAGCAAGAGAAGGAATTCGGGATCATACTTCATTTGCAACGAGGTATATAGCAAAAGGGGAGTGAAATACAACAGAAAGGGGGGAGGTGGAAGAGGATACGATTCGGTGAAGGTGAAATCAGTGATGATGAATTTGTACACTACACCAGGGTGAAGGAAAGGAGCAGCAGTTAAAGAGGACCAGaggcaaaaagaacaaaagcaggaggaggaggagggcttaccggaggaggtggaggaggggaTCGATAGTGGAGAGAAACAGGTCGCCATTTCCACGACACAGGCAGAGAAgagggagggaagagagagaagagagatggaaggaaggaaggaagcaAGAGGGAGGATAAAATGGAGCGGAAATATCGAAAGGGCATTTTGGCTGTTGATGGAGAGGGGGAGCGGAATTTTTAATTACCCTCTCTAATCCTTAACATTTACGGAGATTGCCATTGGGATTTTGTGGTTTGACcagcataataaataaataatattaataatGGCAAATCATCTCATTTGTCCGTTCCCGTTTTGGTAATCACCGTGAGTTGAGTGGTGTTGAGTTTCACGTAATTTTCCTACCACTTGTTAATTTGTTTTGTGGTCATATTTGACAATCCATCCAACTACTAACGTAACACAAAAGCTCCCAGAGGACCCTGAACCTAACCAGGGTGGGTTAGAAAgcaaaaagaataatttaaaaacaCAGGCCAAAAGGCCTGGTTAGAGGCCCATCCCAAATCAAGCCAAGCCCATGTTGGAGAAGGGGAGGGGCCCATTCACACATTTGACTTTTCCCTGTTGGCAGCTCCCATGGGCAGGGATGCAGGCGCAAAAGCCGCAATGGTCACACTCACAACAAAGTAGGAAAggaggacgagagagagagagagagagagggagtgaacgTATACAGCAATGGCTATGAACAACTCTCCGCATAATTGCTGACGGCAACAACTAATTATGTACGTTGCCGCGCAAAGCAACATACTAGCAGATAGCCGATTGGAGACCTGACACTGAAGCCATCAGGCATTTTGCCCGTCAATATGGACATCATGATGTGAGAGCGTAGATAACTTCCGTTCCTCCAAACAACAGATGAGATTACTTTCTTAGATTCATAAAAAAGGAATG is a genomic window containing:
- the LOC125312671 gene encoding putative gamma-glutamylcyclotransferase At3g02910 translates to MGSEVKEEVAMVFTYGTLKKGFHNHRVLEELVATGEAAFLGRCRTSIRYPLVCGPYRVPFLLDLPGCGRRVSGELYSVSSGRALSLLDELEGTSRGHYQRRPIEVEVVEPAEEEGEGEGEGEGEGEGEEEERKRRRKTRRRAEAYYADSRYAMEMWNKCGKEGYESYTEEVARGYVKRGDRPPHLSFLDHIRFFLSSSSS
- the LOC115742764 gene encoding uncharacterized protein LOC115742764 isoform X4; translated protein: MAFWVVTGGSHMKARDLGFLKSTSLQTGPRLNIQKKSNEIEDKRRFSVHAEYHDGGRGGGSDFVAGFLLGGAIFGTLAYIFAPQIRRSLLNEDEYGFRRAKRPIYYDEGLEKTRQTLNAKISQLNSAIDNVSTRLRGGKGANNAPNVPMETHPEVEATL
- the LOC115742764 gene encoding uncharacterized protein LOC115742764 isoform X3; translation: MATCFSPLSIPSSGGSHMKARDLGFLKSTSLQTGPRLNIQKKSNEIEDKRRFSVHAEYHDGGRGGGSDFVAGFLLGGAIFGTLAYIFAPQIRRSLLNEDEYGFRRAKRPIYYDEGLEKTRQTLNAKISQLNSAIDNVSTRLRGGKGANNAPNVPMETHPEVEATL
- the LOC115742764 gene encoding uncharacterized protein LOC115742764 isoform X2 codes for the protein MATCFSPLSIPSSTSSGGSHMKARDLGFLKSTSLQTGPRLNIQKKSNEIEDKRRFSVHAEYHDGGRGGGSDFVAGFLLGGAIFGTLAYIFAPQIRRSLLNEDEYGFRRAKRPIYYDEGLEKTRQTLNAKISQLNSAIDNVSTRLRGGKGANNAPNVPMETHPEVEATL
- the LOC115742764 gene encoding uncharacterized protein LOC115742764 isoform X1 codes for the protein MATCFSPLSIPSSTSSGKPSSSSCGSHMKARDLGFLKSTSLQTGPRLNIQKKSNEIEDKRRFSVHAEYHDGGRGGGSDFVAGFLLGGAIFGTLAYIFAPQIRRSLLNEDEYGFRRAKRPIYYDEGLEKTRQTLNAKISQLNSAIDNVSTRLRGGKGANNAPNVPMETHPEVEATL